From the uncultured Trichococcus sp. genome, one window contains:
- a CDS encoding MFS transporter: protein MEYEKWQRQTALFLGSQTISLFGSSLVQYAIFWYLTLETKSGVIMTLSTIFGFLPTFFISPFAGVWADRYNRKRLIILSDGITALSTLVLILLFLAGQRSIWILLATSAIRAVGAGIQMPAVGAILPQIVPEKELTRINGLNGSIQAVVMLVSPMISGALYQFAPMEGIFLIDIVTAALAIAILVFFLKVPTHEKASHEQVSNYLQDMKLGFRYIQNHAFIKRLFLYFSLAFFMAAPVSFLSPLQVARSFGEDVWRLTAIEIAFSIGMIGGGLWIASWGGFKNRIHSIAFAIGAMGLCTFGMGVIPNFWIYLFLMGLVGLVIPLLNAPSMTLLQEKVEEDFLGRVFGVQSMVASSMMPLGMLIFGPLADRMAIEILMAVSGVFLMVVAFFAIRDRVLLEAGKPEPSDTGKESN, encoded by the coding sequence ATGGAATATGAAAAGTGGCAGCGTCAAACCGCGCTCTTTTTGGGAAGTCAGACGATTTCCCTGTTCGGCTCGTCTCTTGTCCAATACGCGATATTCTGGTACCTGACCTTGGAAACAAAGTCCGGCGTCATCATGACCTTATCGACCATCTTCGGCTTTCTGCCGACATTCTTCATTTCGCCGTTCGCCGGTGTTTGGGCCGACCGCTATAACCGGAAGCGCCTGATCATCCTTTCCGACGGCATCACCGCGCTCTCGACCTTGGTGCTGATCCTGCTGTTCTTGGCGGGACAGCGTTCGATCTGGATCCTGCTGGCGACCTCGGCCATCCGCGCGGTCGGGGCAGGCATCCAGATGCCGGCGGTCGGCGCCATCCTGCCGCAGATCGTGCCGGAAAAGGAATTGACCCGGATCAACGGCCTCAACGGCAGTATCCAGGCCGTCGTCATGCTGGTTTCACCGATGATCAGCGGCGCGCTTTACCAATTTGCACCGATGGAGGGCATTTTCCTGATCGATATCGTGACGGCGGCTTTGGCGATCGCCATCCTTGTGTTCTTCCTGAAGGTCCCGACGCATGAAAAAGCCAGCCATGAACAGGTCAGCAATTACCTGCAGGACATGAAGCTCGGCTTCCGCTACATCCAAAACCATGCCTTCATCAAAAGGCTGTTCCTGTATTTCTCACTTGCCTTCTTCATGGCTGCACCGGTGTCGTTCCTGTCGCCGCTGCAGGTTGCGCGCTCATTCGGCGAGGATGTTTGGCGCTTGACGGCGATCGAAATCGCCTTTTCCATCGGCATGATCGGCGGTGGCCTCTGGATCGCGTCATGGGGCGGCTTCAAAAACCGGATCCATTCCATCGCATTTGCGATCGGGGCGATGGGCCTGTGCACTTTCGGGATGGGCGTGATTCCGAATTTCTGGATCTACCTCTTCCTGATGGGGCTCGTCGGTCTCGTTATCCCGCTCCTGAATGCGCCGAGCATGACGCTGCTGCAGGAAAAGGTCGAGGAAGATTTCCTTGGCCGCGTCTTCGGCGTCCAAAGCATGGTCGCAAGCTCGATGATGCCTTTAGGGATGCTGATCTTCGGACCGCTCGCTGACCGCATGGCGATCGAAATCCTGATGGCCGTATCGGGCGTGTTCCTTATGGTCGTGGCCTTCTTCGCCATCCGCGACCGAGTCCTGCTGGAAGCCGGGAAACCCGAACCTTCGGACACCGGAAAAGAATCAAACTAA
- a CDS encoding vitamin B12-dependent ribonucleotide reductase produces the protein MDATKTTFKAGFEKLNKDIERFPHVFPITEDMHVTYAGVSRLVMLDRYSYKDATKETLSEGDLVILTVKEDPKYPARGTGTVLSINHKDQTVRIKVSEEYQQNIDDFEVEEGGIVTRRILTLDKPLELFYEQIAMRNAHGLAEVEITPELRHEAFLKFYEEQKALNFIPAGRVLYGAGSGTDVTYFNCYVMPFVPDSRGGISDHRKKVMEIMSRGGGVGSNGSTLRPRHTIVKGVNGRSSGSVSWMDDIAKLTHLVEQGGSRRGAQMIMLADWHPDIFEFIISKMQNPRILRYIIENFEDEQIRMLAKEKLHFTPFSSKEINMYTGIVNYKHILGHGGFDASVIHEAEKKLRDGGTYTVNNPEFLTGANISVCITDDFMDAVMRGEEYALRFPDVEHYDADAMAHYDAEWTNCGDVRDWEAAGNAVRTYRTVKARELWRLINVCATYAAEPGIFFIDNANNMTNATAYGQKVVATNPCGEQPLAAYSVCNLAAVNLAEMVNKDLQMVDFAKLEQTVRTGIHMQDNVIDSTPYFLEENKKQALGERRIGLGIMGLADMLIYCGVRYGSLESLQLIDQVFETIAVAAYEESIELAKTRGSFPFLVGQTGKETQILRERFINTGYMKKMPEHIRDGVLKYGIRNSHLLTVAPTGSTGTMAGVSTGLEPYFSFTYYRSGRLGKFIEVKADIVQEYLDRHPNADPNQLPDYFVAAMTLAPEEHVDVQTTIQRWVDSSISKTVNAPKGYTVDQVEKIYERLYLGGAKGGTVYVDGSRDSQVLTLKAEENVWDEEGQIEEEKEHVKINKDKTFLVDSITNLEATDVTIGNEIGDTCPICRQGTVEDLGGCNTCTNCGAQLKCGL, from the coding sequence GTGGATGCAACAAAGACCACATTTAAAGCAGGATTCGAAAAATTGAACAAGGATATCGAGCGGTTTCCGCATGTGTTTCCGATCACGGAAGATATGCACGTCACGTATGCAGGCGTGTCCCGCCTCGTCATGTTGGATCGCTACTCCTACAAGGATGCCACCAAGGAGACCTTGTCCGAAGGGGATCTGGTGATTTTGACGGTCAAGGAGGATCCGAAATACCCGGCCCGAGGAACCGGCACTGTCCTCTCCATCAACCATAAGGATCAGACTGTCCGCATCAAAGTTTCCGAGGAATATCAGCAGAATATCGACGATTTTGAAGTCGAGGAAGGCGGCATCGTGACGCGCCGGATTCTGACGTTGGACAAACCGTTGGAGCTTTTCTACGAACAGATTGCGATGCGCAATGCCCATGGCTTGGCCGAGGTCGAAATCACGCCGGAACTGCGCCACGAAGCATTCCTGAAATTCTATGAAGAACAAAAAGCCTTGAACTTCATCCCGGCCGGGCGCGTGCTCTACGGCGCCGGCTCCGGTACCGATGTGACTTATTTCAACTGTTACGTCATGCCTTTCGTGCCCGACTCGCGCGGTGGCATTTCCGATCACCGCAAGAAAGTCATGGAAATCATGAGCCGTGGCGGCGGTGTCGGCTCGAATGGTTCGACGCTGCGTCCGCGCCACACAATCGTAAAAGGCGTCAATGGTCGCTCTTCAGGCTCCGTTTCCTGGATGGACGACATCGCCAAATTGACGCATTTGGTCGAACAAGGCGGTTCCCGTCGTGGCGCCCAGATGATCATGCTGGCCGACTGGCATCCGGATATCTTCGAATTCATCATTTCGAAGATGCAGAATCCGCGCATCCTCCGCTACATCATCGAAAACTTCGAAGATGAACAGATCCGCATGCTGGCGAAGGAGAAACTGCATTTCACGCCTTTTTCTTCAAAAGAAATCAACATGTATACCGGCATCGTCAACTACAAACACATACTGGGGCATGGCGGATTTGATGCATCGGTCATCCATGAAGCCGAGAAAAAGCTGCGCGACGGCGGTACCTACACCGTCAACAATCCTGAATTCCTGACCGGCGCCAACATCTCCGTCTGCATCACTGACGACTTCATGGACGCCGTGATGCGGGGTGAAGAATATGCGCTGCGTTTCCCGGATGTCGAACATTACGACGCGGACGCGATGGCGCACTATGATGCCGAATGGACCAACTGCGGCGATGTCCGCGATTGGGAAGCTGCCGGCAATGCCGTCCGCACCTACCGGACCGTCAAAGCCCGTGAATTGTGGAGACTGATCAATGTCTGCGCCACTTACGCGGCAGAGCCTGGCATCTTCTTCATCGACAACGCGAACAACATGACGAACGCAACAGCTTATGGCCAAAAAGTCGTGGCAACCAATCCTTGCGGCGAACAACCCTTGGCAGCCTACTCTGTCTGCAACTTGGCCGCTGTCAACCTGGCCGAAATGGTCAACAAGGATCTGCAGATGGTCGATTTCGCCAAATTGGAACAGACCGTCCGCACCGGCATCCATATGCAGGACAATGTCATCGACTCCACCCCTTACTTCCTGGAGGAGAACAAAAAACAGGCGCTCGGCGAACGACGGATTGGCTTGGGGATCATGGGCTTGGCGGACATGCTGATCTATTGCGGCGTCCGCTACGGTTCCTTGGAAAGCCTGCAGTTGATCGATCAAGTGTTCGAAACGATCGCTGTGGCGGCCTATGAGGAAAGTATCGAGTTGGCGAAAACACGCGGCAGCTTCCCCTTCCTGGTCGGACAGACCGGTAAAGAGACGCAGATCCTGCGCGAGCGTTTCATCAACACTGGCTACATGAAAAAAATGCCGGAACACATCCGTGATGGCGTCCTGAAATACGGCATCCGCAACTCGCACCTCTTGACGGTGGCGCCTACCGGATCGACAGGTACGATGGCCGGCGTTTCCACCGGTTTGGAGCCCTACTTCTCGTTCACCTATTACCGGAGCGGCCGTCTCGGCAAATTCATTGAAGTGAAGGCGGATATCGTCCAAGAATATCTGGATCGTCATCCGAACGCCGATCCGAACCAGTTGCCGGATTACTTCGTGGCGGCCATGACGCTTGCCCCAGAGGAGCACGTCGATGTGCAGACGACGATCCAGCGCTGGGTCGACAGCTCCATTTCGAAAACGGTGAACGCGCCGAAAGGCTACACCGTCGATCAAGTCGAGAAAATCTACGAGCGCCTTTATCTGGGCGGGGCCAAAGGCGGAACGGTCTACGTAGACGGCAGCCGTGATTCTCAGGTGCTGACACTGAAAGCTGAAGAGAACGTATGGGATGAGGAAGGCCAAATCGAGGAAGAAAAGGAACACGTCAAAATCAACAAAGACAAGACTTTCCTGGTTGATTCGATAACCAATCTCGAGGCCACCGATGTCACGATCGGCAACGAAATCGGCGACACCTGCCCGATCTGCCGTCAAGGTACGGTCGAAGATCTGGGCGGCTGCAACACCTGCACAAACTGCGGCGCACAGCTGAAATGCGGATTGTAA
- a CDS encoding NAD-dependent protein deacylase: protein MRNSTRSALAKAIIKAERTTKERSPSMNNDKERFADMIRHSQRIVAFTGAGISTESGIPDFRSAGGMFDRLSGRHFTGEETLSIGFLETYPELFFRNYAEHFDFSQALPNAAHRFFAALERTGKNVTVVTQNIDNLHQIAGSSAIIELHGNGTRWRTSDTAEPADATEIRMDAEGIQRDPQGRMVRPDIVLYGEMLDEDAMERAAAAIGAADMLVVIGTSLAVYPAASFVHYFKGPYAVLLNRTPVPQSLTFQLAVQTDAGAFLAEVWEDFF from the coding sequence ATGCGAAACAGTACCCGTTCAGCCCTCGCGAAAGCTATAATAAAAGCAGAAAGAACAACAAAAGAAAGGAGTCCGAGCATGAATAACGATAAAGAACGTTTCGCGGACATGATTCGGCATTCGCAACGCATCGTCGCCTTCACTGGCGCGGGCATCAGCACGGAGAGCGGCATCCCGGATTTCCGTTCGGCGGGCGGGATGTTCGACAGGCTGAGCGGCCGCCATTTCACTGGCGAGGAGACGCTCAGCATCGGCTTCCTGGAGACGTATCCCGAGCTTTTCTTCCGCAATTATGCGGAGCATTTCGATTTTTCGCAGGCGCTCCCGAACGCCGCGCACCGCTTCTTTGCGGCGCTCGAACGGACAGGCAAAAATGTCACTGTCGTCACCCAGAACATCGACAATCTGCACCAGATTGCCGGCAGCAGCGCAATCATCGAACTGCACGGAAACGGAACGAGATGGCGGACGTCCGACACTGCGGAGCCCGCCGATGCCACCGAGATCAGGATGGACGCGGAAGGCATCCAGCGCGATCCCCAAGGCCGGATGGTGCGGCCCGATATCGTTCTCTACGGCGAAATGCTCGACGAAGATGCGATGGAGCGCGCTGCCGCAGCGATCGGCGCGGCGGACATGCTTGTCGTCATCGGCACATCGTTGGCCGTCTACCCGGCCGCGAGCTTCGTCCATTATTTCAAAGGCCCTTACGCCGTGCTGCTGAACCGGACGCCCGTGCCGCAGTCGCTGACCTTCCAATTGGCCGTCCAGACAGATGCGGGCGCCTTTTTGGCGGAAGTCTGGGAAGATTTTTTTTGA
- a CDS encoding type II toxin-antitoxin system antitoxin SocA domain-containing protein — protein MPKLSQLARYLVYSYENHTAARFGDNELKLQTMLYFAQRECLALVGEPLFGESFEGWEEGPVLPELHFFFEEGYDPFEPLETKKLTEREQFILDRIVFAYGQYEGWYLLELARREASWRNSRLGVAAEATEPKLLELEDIREDAKKVRLYDTLFDVYLDELEDFEGEVLEP, from the coding sequence ATGCCGAAGCTGAGTCAGCTGGCGAGATATCTGGTCTATTCCTACGAAAACCATACGGCAGCCCGGTTCGGCGACAATGAGCTGAAGCTGCAGACGATGCTCTATTTCGCGCAGCGGGAATGTCTGGCATTGGTCGGAGAGCCGTTGTTCGGGGAAAGTTTCGAAGGCTGGGAAGAGGGGCCGGTGCTGCCAGAACTGCATTTCTTTTTTGAGGAAGGCTATGATCCGTTTGAACCGTTGGAGACGAAAAAATTGACGGAACGCGAACAGTTCATCCTCGACCGCATCGTCTTTGCGTACGGGCAGTACGAAGGTTGGTACTTGTTAGAGTTGGCGCGCCGCGAAGCATCCTGGCGCAACAGCAGACTAGGAGTCGCGGCAGAAGCGACCGAACCCAAACTGCTGGAACTCGAGGATATCCGCGAGGATGCAAAAAAAGTGCGGCTGTATGACACGTTGTTTGACGTTTACCTGGATGAACTGGAGGATTTCGAAGGGGAGGTGCTGGAGCCATGA
- a CDS encoding class D sortase produces the protein MKNKISQKNRAKRRRIAALIGIPVMLFVSGITLLSWAFFDDISYAFYMSRMFLPQEVAIARTNLSDSSVIAEETTTLTPLSFPEYGDEYGTLRVDAAGISSPVFVGDDETQLLDGAGHYYGSVFPGDIGNTVITGHTNTVFKTLGEAQIGDAIRLELTYGTYVYEISNIEIKSNTDDSILAPSEEQILTLYTYYPFDYIGNTPDRYVVTAKLVEGKSLSEITFEGAS, from the coding sequence ATGAAAAATAAAATAAGTCAAAAAAATCGGGCAAAGCGGCGGAGAATCGCTGCGCTGATCGGCATCCCGGTAATGCTGTTCGTATCCGGCATCACGCTGCTTTCTTGGGCTTTTTTCGATGATATTTCTTACGCTTTTTACATGTCGCGGATGTTTTTGCCGCAAGAAGTCGCAATCGCCCGTACGAATCTGAGCGACAGCAGTGTGATTGCGGAAGAGACGACCACATTGACCCCACTCTCTTTTCCGGAATACGGGGATGAATACGGCACGCTGCGTGTGGATGCGGCGGGCATCAGCTCGCCAGTTTTCGTCGGCGACGATGAAACGCAATTGTTGGATGGCGCCGGCCACTATTACGGGTCCGTTTTTCCAGGAGATATCGGAAACACAGTCATCACCGGTCATACCAATACCGTCTTCAAGACGCTGGGCGAAGCACAAATCGGCGATGCTATCCGCCTGGAACTGACCTACGGAACTTATGTGTATGAAATCAGCAACATCGAAATCAAGAGCAATACCGATGATAGTATTCTGGCACCTTCCGAAGAGCAGATTTTGACCTTGTACACTTATTATCCTTTCGACTACATCGGTAACACCCCTGACAGATATGTCGTGACCGCAAAATTGGTCGAAGGCAAGTCCCTGTCGGAAATCACTTTTGAAGGAGCCTCGTGA
- the sstT gene encoding serine/threonine transporter SstT, which translates to MYKLMNHWYKLSLVKRIIAGLIIGIILAVTVPDAAKPITIFGTLFVGALKAVAPILVFFLVASAISQHRKGQQTNMKSVIGLYLLGTLSAALVAVIMSFLFPVTLTLGTGVEDIAAPGGVVEVLKALLLNVVDNPIKALYNANYIGILTWALMLGFTLKNAAASTKLMLSNVSDALTEMVRIVIAFAPLGIMGLVFDAIATSGIGALLGYGKLLAVLIGCMLFIALIVNPLIVYVYIRSNPYPLVLRCLRESGITAFFTRSSAANIPVNMTLCDDLGLDRDTYSVSIPLGATINMAGAAVTISVLTLAAVNTLGIPVDFGTALILSILAAVSACGASGVAGGSLLLIPLAASLFGIPNDVAMQVVGVGFIIGVLQDSFETALNSSTDVLFTATAEFAKRRKEASKA; encoded by the coding sequence TTGTATAAATTAATGAATCATTGGTACAAGCTGAGCCTTGTCAAACGCATCATCGCCGGCCTTATCATCGGTATCATCCTTGCCGTAACCGTTCCGGATGCTGCTAAGCCGATCACCATTTTTGGCACTCTGTTTGTCGGTGCTTTAAAAGCGGTCGCGCCGATTTTGGTCTTTTTCTTGGTTGCATCCGCTATTTCGCAGCACCGAAAAGGCCAACAGACGAACATGAAATCCGTCATCGGACTCTACCTATTAGGAACCTTATCGGCGGCGCTCGTAGCCGTGATCATGAGTTTCCTCTTCCCGGTGACTTTGACATTGGGTACAGGTGTCGAGGATATCGCCGCACCAGGTGGGGTGGTGGAAGTCCTCAAGGCGTTGCTTCTGAATGTCGTGGATAATCCGATCAAGGCGCTCTACAACGCCAATTACATCGGTATCCTGACATGGGCCCTCATGCTTGGGTTCACGCTGAAGAATGCCGCAGCTTCAACCAAGCTGATGCTTTCAAATGTTTCTGATGCACTGACGGAAATGGTCAGGATCGTCATTGCCTTCGCACCCTTAGGGATTATGGGGCTCGTATTCGATGCCATCGCGACAAGCGGAATCGGCGCTCTGCTGGGCTACGGCAAACTGCTTGCGGTGCTGATCGGTTGTATGCTGTTCATCGCTTTGATCGTCAACCCGCTCATCGTCTACGTCTATATCCGTTCCAATCCGTATCCGCTCGTCCTCAGATGCTTGAGGGAAAGTGGCATCACCGCTTTCTTCACAAGAAGCTCCGCCGCGAACATTCCTGTGAACATGACGTTGTGTGATGACCTGGGACTGGACAGGGACACTTACTCCGTATCCATTCCGCTGGGCGCGACCATCAATATGGCCGGGGCGGCAGTGACGATTTCCGTCCTTACCTTGGCGGCGGTCAACACGCTTGGAATTCCTGTGGATTTCGGTACAGCCTTGATCCTCAGCATCCTGGCAGCGGTCAGCGCTTGCGGGGCATCTGGTGTTGCCGGGGGTTCCCTGCTTCTGATTCCACTTGCGGCAAGTCTGTTCGGCATTCCGAATGATGTGGCTATGCAAGTAGTCGGTGTCGGTTTCATCATCGGTGTCCTGCAGGATTCATTCGAGACAGCCCTTAACTCATCGACGGATGTCCTCTTCACTGCGACAGCTGAATTCGCGAAGAGACGCAAGGAAGCCAGCAAAGCCTGA